The Maylandia zebra isolate NMK-2024a linkage group LG4, Mzebra_GT3a, whole genome shotgun sequence genome segment AGCACAGCAGCCTCTGTGATTGCTGTGTCTGCTGCACCACTTGCACTCTTACACCTTCGTGTCATCATGTCCTGAATGCTAATATTTGTTTCCcacttgattttatgtttttaggtGTCTGATCTGGTTAAACGCTACAACAGGGAGGGGATCACTGTGTGGGCTTCCGCAGACTCCACGATCATGAAGCAATGCTGGAAAATGGTACATTAACCAGCTGGAGGAGATGAGTTACCTGTATAGCATTAACACACTTTACTCATTATAACATTTTAATTGCATGCAGGAAATGCATGAAATGAAGCTATATGATGGCGTTACAGGGTTTCCTTAGCTTTTCAGTATGGTTTTCAGCATGATTCATAAACACCGCCTCTGTACCAGTGTTGTCACCCAGCATGTCtgtgtctcttttctctccttccACGTAGAACGGCTCCATGCCGTACAGTTTCACTATGAGCCGAGgcctgctgcttctgcttctcTTCTACACGGGGCTGCTGCCCTTTGTGCCAATAGGAGAGAGTTTGCTGCAGTTCTACCTAATGCGCATCTTCAACAGGTGTGACTGCAGGAGTGTGTTCAGTGCATGCTGAGTAAACTGTGTCCATTCATGTGCATGCACAGTCCTTTTTCTGTTAAGACGGTGACGCTTCATGTTCTTGCTATCTATGCTCACTGTGTCTGGACTGCCTAACTGAGCCCATTAACATTTTTCCTGGTTCAAAATGAGAATTTGAATGATGATGGTGAATAACAGCTAAGCATGACTGGTTTAAGTATGGTACAGGCTCTGGGTCTGTGTTGCCTTATTTGGGGGAAAAACCAGCAATTTTCCCTTTGGTTTTAAATTCTGACGTTtactttggggggggggggggttgtagtTGTGAATGTTTATGTTCTGCTTGTTCAGCTGTGGTTCATacatttctgttaaacacaTTCAGATTTatgatttacttttatttataaaactCTGGGAGCACTGAAAGTTtctctgtgcaatgacaatTTAATCATGTAGTTGTAAGCCTTTTTCTGCGACCTCTTGGTTTTTATTCTCTCAGATACTTTTATTTCATAAAAGTGTAACTGTGTCTtactctgtctctgtgtgcgcTGAAGGACATTCATTCCCGATGAAGCTCTCCTGAGGAACAAGCTCGTTGTGTGTTTGATAGAAAAGTAAGAGAAGTATTAAAAAGGACTATGGTAGTTGTTCCTACTCACTTATTTATTGGTCTtgaaatctaaattataaatgcCAAAAATCGACAAAACATTCAGTCCTCACTACACTGAAAGATTGTTTACACTGCTAGCTTAAATCTAGCATTTTAAGCACAGTGtgcagtttgtgttttattttaaatttgcttCTTTCATGCTGTCATTGCAGAATAACTATGAGGAAGAGTCTTTTTAGGCACCTCGCTGCCCGTGGAATTCAGGTACGAAATCACATTTCTAAGTGTTTACAGCACTGTGCTTGAAAGAAGAGTTAAAGAAATGCAAAGAAAGCCAGAACTGTGGAATATAAACATATCAGAGTAAAATAAAACGCTAAATACTGAGAGGCAAATATGAAAAATAtcacaaatgtttgtttacCTTGTCAAAGGCTCTTTGTCTTATCAGAGTTTTGTTTGCTCATTCTCATTTAGATAGAAACAGTGCAGGGACCACAAGTGTGCTCAGAAACTTTCCTGGAACAGTTTTGCTTCACCTTTTACTTTGCTCTTGTGTCTTCCATGAAAAGATGAACGGGGAATCCCCAAAATATAATTCCTGTTAAAGTCAATGGATTTGATTTTTCTCCTACTAGTCACTGCATGGTCAGCTGCATGATGCTATTCAAACTCAACAGGTTATGATCTAACACAGAAAGCACTTCAGCATGACAAATAGTTGACCTCACACAACCACTATGAGTGTCCTGAATGCATCATCTCTATCCTGATGTGATGAGATCAACCCTGTTGTCAGGACATGACTCCACTCAATAGCTGGAGAAAGTAACACTCTTTAAGctatgtgatatttatattttgtcCTTGTTGTATTTCaacacttttttaaataatgccAAAGTAGCAACCAGGAAATGTTTCTTTCTATATCATCTACATGTTGTTTTTTAGTGTTTTGGGGAGTATTTTAATCAGTGATTCAGTAACATGTCCACACGATTTACAGCTTATCAGTCCACTGAATGTCCTAATCAGTCCTACTGATATTCCCTCACTAGACTCTTTAGTAGGTAATTGGTGCCGACTACCAGGTTTGTGTCCTTTTGCCTTcaaaactgccttaattcttcatggcacagattcaacaaggtgctgaaaacattcTCCAgatattttggtccatattgacatgatggcatcacacagttgccgcagatttgtcagctgcacatcagtAATGTGAATcacctgttccaccacatcccaaaggtgctctgttggattgagatctgttAACCTTGGAGTCTATTTAAGTACAATGAACTCATTGTCGTGTTAAAGAAACCAGTTTAAGATGAGTTGAGCTTTGTGACTTGGTGTattatcctgctggaaagaACTAGTGAACCAAAGGATGGGTACgctggtcataaagggatggacatggtcagcaacaatacttggGTAGACTGTGGTGTTTATCTGATGGTCAGTTGGTACTAAAATGCCTAAAGTGTGCCAAAAAATATCCCCCTCACCATGACCAAACCGTTGATACAAGGTGGGCTCATTTTCATGATGTTTATACCAAATTCATCATCTAAATCTTGCAAATCTTGCAGAATTCAATATTCATAAGACCAGGTAACGTCTTCTGTTGTCAAATTTTGGTGAGTCTGTGGGAACtgtagcttcagtttcctgGTTGTAGCTGACATGAatggcacccagtgtggtcctCTGCttctgtagcccatctgcttcaaggttcaacatttttttatttgtattcacAAATGCTCCTCTGCATGCCTTGGTTTTAAGGAATGGTTGAGTTACAGTTACCTTCCTGTCAGCAAAGCAGCCTGGCCACTCTCCTCTGACCAGAGAACTACAGCTCACTGGGTATTTTCTTCCTTGGACCATCCTTTGTAAAGCCTGGATATGGttctgtgggaaaatcccagtagatcagcagtttattcttttttttttttttttaagactcaTACCAGCCGTTTGGCACCAACAGCCACTTTCAAAGTCATTTCAATCACATTTCTTCCCCACTCTGAAGCTCGGTTTGAACTTCTGCAGGTCATTTTGACCACGTCTACAGGCAGCCATTCgactggctgattagatatttgtgtccacgagcagctgaacaggtgtcCCTAACAAAATAGCCAGTGAGTCTCGGTGCTCACCTGTTAACCGGCTCGTTCGGCTAATAAGATTAGCTTTGCAACATGCTCCATGAAAATTTTTTCCcttgttttctctgtttcctAGGATACATATTATTCTAATCAAGATGAATGTGACACTTTTGTTGCCATTGCATTGATTATCAATATCATTTTGTAATGGTTATTTATCTACACTGTAGCCTGAACAACTGTCCCATGGTGCTTCAGATTTTCTGCTGCCATacaaggaaaaacaaagcagtGAAATGTCAGTTTTTAACTGAAGATAACTGTTGCAATTGCAGGTGCATTTATTTGTTTGCAACACAGAAGAAGACATAGAGGCGGCATTAGAAGTAGGAGCCACTGGAGTGATGAGTGACTATCCAACTCTTCTGTCCAGCTACTTCTGCAAAAACAGAAGTCAGGACTGAATCCAAGCACACCATCACATGATGGCAACAATGACACTGATAAAAACGGCTAATGCAACATTTGTTGAAGAATCTTTGGTCTACATAATAATCGCCATGCAGTGGGAACACAACTATCATTAATCTCTTCGGTGCTGACCTTTAATCGCTGCTGACGGAATGACTTGTTTGTCATGGGATCGTCTCTACAGCCTCCACCCACAAACAAACCACGGCATTGATTTGGTCTGCAGCACATCTAACGAGTGAATATTTAACTAGCTGGACTGTATATCTGATTAAATGTGACTTTATTTTGAATGTCTCTAATGTTACTTTCTGCCACCTTTAAGATAGGGCTTGAGAAATAAATGATTATGAATAAATCACTTGCATTTtgacttttatattcttttggGCCATTAGAAGATTACAAGGTAATTACTGGCAGTACAAACATGAATACAGTACAGTGTGTTACGGAGCAATCTAGGCAGCATAGTGCGAATCTCTTTGACCGATTTTCTT includes the following:
- the gdpd3a gene encoding lysophospholipase D GDPD3a isoform X3 → MSQHDLLGGYTLTSVYLLKNPQILHRKKRPAFYCKKIAHRGGSGERIESTMEAFTHAAEQGTEMLEMDCHLTHDGFVVVSHDENLLRQTGHDVTISSLNLQDLPLYKERLEVTFYEGRYSTGKDRKFALLEDVFKKFPEMPISIEIKENNHELIKRVSDLVKRYNREGITVWASADSTIMKQCWKMNGSMPYSFTMSRGLLLLLLFYTGLLPFVPIGESLLQFYLMRIFNRTFIPDEALLRNKLVVCLIEKITMRKSLFRHLAARGIQVHLFVCNTEEDIEAALEVGATGVMSDYPTLLSSYFCKNRSQD